The following are encoded together in the Lepidochelys kempii isolate rLepKem1 chromosome 7, rLepKem1.hap2, whole genome shotgun sequence genome:
- the CDC42BPG gene encoding serine/threonine-protein kinase MRCK gamma isoform X2, which translates to MCSPVERRLAGLRELLQGPGLESLLDVLLCLYRECSGAPLRRERSVQQFLAWATPFVTKVKEMCLRREDFEILKVIGRGAFGEVAVVRLRNSEKVYAMKILHKWEMLKRAETACFREERDVLVKGDRQWITALHYAFQDEQYLYLVMDYYVGGDLLTLLSKFEDRLPEDMACFYLAEMVLAIHSIHQLQYVHRDIKPDNVLIDMNGHIRLADFGSCLRLRPDGTVESAVAVGTPDYISPEILQAMEDGKGKYGPECDWWSLGVCMYELLFGETPFYAESLVETYGKIMDHEDHLQFPTDITDVSEPAKDLIRGLLCHQELRLGQNGIEDFKRHPFFEGIDWDNIRASTPPYVPEVNSPADTSNFDVDDDTLKELETLPPVSHSAFTGHHLPFVGFTFTSGCPVSEQKPPSPSTSPAVARLEKKIRNLEREKMELARKLQESQSEAEDTIKQRLEGEASGQVKILEKQLKSLRQERDEARKELSEAQELLKAQGQELQELLARQKQTAEELRCAEAKCGDLQAQLLRHVRQLRERQEETEAAARRVDGLRKELARVESGRKEAKHGTASLDPAGPNHTKDPTLPRGDLQPKGEQRSLHEPLQQRESQQWAPQAELAPLQGKLEKARKESLREHEELTDQNERERTWLQEENSKFAQEKERLLGQVDKLNTANRQLEQELRSLEDRRETVTNWEAQISDILKWVSDEKESRGYLQALATRMTEELESLKHISTQTSGARTPDNHWKARRLQKMEASAKLELQSALEAEIRAKQGVQEELTEMKAAHLATERKLQEAEVQNRALQLELEKLKEELKVMSVEGTKQQGPLIPFLSFWSTEKDAISFGSSPDTQENRRSAEEAQLRPEGRRSLRANPAQSKPPAQVAVAAEGSSSGALKPKSHSFKMRSFTVPTKCMRCTALMVGLLRQGYACEACNYVCHVSCAEGTAICPTPPEQLRKTMGVNPVTGTGTAFEGYLSVPKPAGVKKGWQRAFALVSDFKLFLYDVPEGRGSLCGVNVMQVVDMRDEQFSVTSVLASDVIHASNKDVPCIFRITASQLAAPPSTSSLLLLADSEAEMKQWVQVLVELHRILQENRHHDRSVYILKEAYDNGLPLISQALSAAIIDRERIALGTEEGLFVIHLHTNEVLQLGDCRRVQLLLISPKAQVLSVLCGKNHSVRLFSWVELETPESPGTKIAETKNCQTMVSGLICRGTTSVLCVASKRQVQCYQLTPSRPHSRRIKEIQAQGYVQCLDIMGDRLCIGHPSGFSLYPLLNEGAPIHLPHPEDPRGVAVAQMEALRAVEVSLSELILCFSGLGLYVDGQGRRTRQQELMWPATPLSCCYSAPYLSVFSENALDVFDVRKAEWIQTVPLKKVRSLNCEGSLCTYGSEKVRLTYLRNKSADQDEFSVPETTDNTRRQLVRTKNKRKFSFRISAEERQQQRREMMRDPSVRSKLISGPTNFNHLVHVGPGDGQHRLQDLPTAQEEKRQESQDKLRRRSFPKTRPPSSSGSDTALGDSASAKRKSGSSISDDSFTSPQGLFTGTDMLTEISDQTRSLHLSFSSSHGSSSS; encoded by the exons CCACCCCGTTCGTCACCAAGGTGAAGGAGATGTGCCTGCGCCGGGAGGACTTTGAGATTCTGAAGGTCATCGGGCGAGGGGCCTTTGGCGAG GTGGCAGTGGTGAGGCTGCGGAACAGCGAGAAGGTTTATGCCATGAAGATACTGCACAAGTGGGAGATGCTGAAGAGAGCGGAG ACAGCCTGCTTCCGGGAGGAGAGGGACGTACTGGTGAAAGGGGACAGGCAGTGGATCACTGCCCTGCACTACGCCTTCCAGGATGAGCAGTACCTG TATCTAGTGATGGATTACTACGTGGGTGGGGATCTGCTGACCTTGCTGAGCAAGTTCGAGGACCGGCTACCCGAGGACATGGCCTGCTTCTACCTGGCCGAGATGGTCCTGGCCATTCACTCCATCCACCAGCTGCAATACGTGCACAG ggACATCAAGCCAGATAATGTCCTGATTGACATGAATGGACACATCCGCTTGGCTGACTTTGGCTCCTGTCTTCGACTGCGACCAGATGGGACG GTGGAGTCTGCAGTGGCAGTGGGGACCCCTGACTACATCTCCCCTGAGATCCTGCAGGCCATGGAGGACGGGAAGGGGAAGTACGGCCCTGAGTGCGACTGGTGGTCCCTGGGCGTCTGCATGTATGAACTGCTCTTCGGGGAGACACCCTTCTATGCTGAGTCCCTGGTGGAGACCTATGGCAAGATCATGGACCATGAG GACCACCTGCAGTTCCCCACAGACATCACGGACGTGTCGGAGCCAGCCAAGGACCTGATACGGGGGCTGCTGTGCCACCAGGAGCTGCGACTGGGCCAGAACGGCATTGAGGACTTCAAGCGGCACCCCTTCTTTGAAGGCATCGACTGGGACAACATCCGAGCCAGCACGCCCCCCTACGTGCCTGAGGTCAACAGCCCCGCAGACACCTCCAACTTTGACGTGGACGACGACACACTCAAGGAGTTG GAGACACTGCCCCCTGTTTCTCACAGTGCGTTCACTGGCCACCATCTTCCCTTTGTGGGGTTCACCTTCACCTCTGGCTG CCCCGTCTCTGAGCAGAAGCCCCCATCCCCTTCCACATCCCCTGCCGTGGCCCGGCTGGAGAAGAAGATCCGGAACCTGGAGCGGGAGAAGATGGAGCTGGCCCGGAAACTTCAAG AGAGCCAGTCAGAAGCCGAAGACACGATAAAGCAGCGGCTGGAGGGGGAGGCGTCTGGGCAGGTGAAAATCCTGGAGAAGCAACTGAAATCGCTCAGACAGGAGAGGGACGAGGCCCGTAAG GAACTGTCGGAGGCCCAGGAGCTGCTGAAGGCCcagggccaggagctgcaggagctccTGGCCAGGCAGAAGCAAACAGCAGAGGAGCTGCGCTGCGCTGAGGCCAAGTGCGGGGACCTGCAGGCCCAGCTACTCCGGCATGTGCGCCAGCTGCGGGAACGGCAGGAGGAGACCGAGGCAGCTGCCCGGCGTGTGGACGGCCTGCGCAAGGAGCTGGCACGGGTGGAAAGTGGGCGCAAGGAG gcgAAGCATGGCACAGCCTCTCTGGATCCTGCCGGCCCCAACCACACCAAGGACCCCACGCTCCCGCGAGGGGACCTGCAGCCCAAGGGGGAGCAGAGGAGCCTTCATGAGCCACTGCAGCAGAGGGAGAGCCAGCAGTGGGCTCCACAGGCTGAGCTTGCCCCGCTGCAGGGAAAACTGGAGAAAGCCAGGAAGGAGAG TTTAAGGGAACACGAGGAGCTGACGGACCAGAACGAACGGGAGAGGACTTGGCTGCAGGAAGAGAACAGTAAATTCgcccaggaaaaggagagg cTCCTAGGCCAGGTGGATAAGCTAAATACGGCCaacaggcagctggagcaggagcTGCGCTCACTGGAGGACCGGAGAGAAACAGTCACTAACTGGGAGGCCCAGATCTCTGACATCCTGAAGTG gGTCAGTGATGAGAAGGAGTCCAGGGGCTATCTCCAGGCTCTGGCCACTCGCATGACCGAGGAGCTGGAATCCCTGAAACACATCAGCACACAAACGTCAGGTGCCCGGACCCCG GACAATCACTGGAAGGCCAGGCGCCTGCAGAAGATGGAGGCCTCGGCCAAGCTGGAGCTGCAGTCAGCGCTGGAAGCTGAGATCCGGGCCAAGCAGGGTGTCCAGGAGGAGCTGACTGAGATGAAGGCTGCACACCTGGCCACCGAGCG GAAATTGCAAGAAGCCGAGGTGCAGAACCGGgccctgcagctggagctggAGAAGCTGAAGGAGGAGCTGAAGGTCATGTCTGTGGAGG GCACAAAACAACAGGGGCCACTAATTCCCTTCCTATCATTCTGGAGTACAGAG AAGGATGCGATCAGTTTTGGGAGCTCCCCAGACACTCAGGAGAATCGGAGATCGGCCGAGGAGGCCCAGCTGCGCCCAGAAGGGAGGAGAAGCCTCCGAGCCAAC CCGGCTCAGTCCAAACCCCCAGCACAGGTAGCTGTTGCTGCAGAAGGAAGCAGCTCAGGTGCACTCAAG CCAAAGTCTCACAGCTTCAAGATGCGGAGCTTCACCGTGCCCACCAAATGCATGCGCTGCACCGCGCTCATGGTGGGGCTGCTGCGCCAAGGCTACGCCTGTGAGG CTTGTAACTATGTCTGCCATGTGTCCTGCGCTGAGGGCACAGCCATCTGTCCCACACCTCCCGAACAGCTGCGGAAAACCATGGGGGTCAACCCCGTTACTGGGACAGGCACAGCATTTGAGGGATATCTGTCG GTGCCGAAGCCAGCGGGGGTGAAGAAGGGCTGGCAGAGGGCATTCGCCTTAGTCAGCGACTTCAAGCTCTTTCTTTATGACGTGCCAGAAGGCCGGGGCTCCCTGTGCGGCGTTAACGTCATGCAGGTCGTGGATATGAg GGACGAACAGTTCTCGGTGACTTCGGTTCTGGCCTCAGACGTCATCCACGCCAGCAACAAGGATGTGCCCTGCATATTCCGG ATTACAGCCTCCCAGTTGGCCGcgccccccagcaccagctccctgctgctccttgCTGACAGTGAGGCCGAGATGAAGCAGTGGGTGCAGGTGCTGGTGGAGCTGCACCGGATCCTGCAAGAGAACCGGCACCACGACCGCTCCGTCTATATCCTCAAGGAAGCCTATGACAACGGCCTGCCGCTCATATCACAGGCCCTCTCCGCTGCTATCATTG ACCGGGAGCGGATCGCGCTGGGAACTGAAGAGGGGCTGTTTGTGATTCACCTGCACACCAACG AGGTGCTCCAGCTGGGCGACTGCCGGCGGGTCCAGCTGCTCCTGATCTCCCCCAAGGCCCAGGTGCTCTCGGTCCTGTGCGGCAAGAACCACAGCGTGCGCCTCTTCTCCTGGGTCGAGCTGGAGACGCCAGAGTCCCCGGGGACCAAGATCGCCGAGACCAAGAACTGCCAGACCATGGTGTCGGGGCTGATCTGCCGGGGAACCACCTCTGTGCTGTGCGTGGCCTCCAAGCGCCAGGTGCAGTGCTACCAGCTCACCCCCTCCCGGCCCCACTCCCGGCGCATCAAGGAGATCCAGGCCCAGGGCTACGTGCAGTGCTTGGACATCATGGGCGACCGGCTCTGCATAGGCCACCCCTCGGGCTTCTCCCTCTACCCCCTGCTGAACGAGGGGGCGCCCATCCACCTGCCCCACCCCGAGGACCCCCGTGGAGTGGCCGTGGCCCAGATGGAGGCCCTGCGGGCCGTGGAGGTCAGCCTCAGTGAGCTGATCTTGTGCTTCAGTGGGCTGGGGCTCTACGTGGATGGGCAGGGCCGGAGGACACGGCAGCAGGAGCTGATGTGGCCGGCGACCCCCCTGAGCTGCT GCTACAGTGCCCCCTACCTGAGTGTGTTCAGTGAGAACGCCCTGGATGTGTTTGATGTGCGGAAGGCTGAATGGATACAGACAGTCCCTCTGAAGAAG GTGCGGTCCCTGAACTGCGAGGGCTCCCTCTGCACCTACGGCAGCGAGAAGGTGCGCCTGACCTATCTCAGGAACAAGTCTGCAG ACCAGGATGAATTCAGTGTTCCCGAGACCACAGACAACACCCGGCGGCAGCTGGTGAGGACCAAGAACAAGCGGAAATTCTCCTTCCGTATATCAGCAGAGGAGCGGCAGCAGCAGAGGAG GGAGATGATGCGCGACCCCAGTGTGAGGTCAAAACTCATTTCCGGCCCAACCAACTTCAACCACCTGGTGCACGTGGGGCCGGGTGATGGGCAGCACCGGCTGCAGGACCTGCCCACA GCACAGGAAGAGAAAAGACAGGAGTCACAGGACAAGCTACGTCGGCGCAGCTTCCCCAAGACCCGGCCCCCATCGTCCTCGGGCAGCGACACCGCCCTGGGGGACTCTGCATCTG CGAAGCGTAAATCGGGCAGCTCCATCTCTGATGACTCCTTCACCTCCCCACAGGGCCTGTTCACAGGCACTGACATGCTGACGGAG ATCTCGGATCAGACCCGCAGCCTCCACCTCTCCTTCAGCTCCAGCCACGGGAGCTCCAGTTCTTAA
- the CDC42BPG gene encoding serine/threonine-protein kinase MRCK gamma isoform X4 translates to MCSPVERRLAGLRELLQGPGLESLLDVLLCLYRECSGAPLRRERSVQQFLAWATPFVTKVKEMCLRREDFEILKVIGRGAFGEVAVVRLRNSEKVYAMKILHKWEMLKRAETACFREERDVLVKGDRQWITALHYAFQDEQYLYLVMDYYVGGDLLTLLSKFEDRLPEDMACFYLAEMVLAIHSIHQLQYVHRDIKPDNVLIDMNGHIRLADFGSCLRLRPDGTVESAVAVGTPDYISPEILQAMEDGKGKYGPECDWWSLGVCMYELLFGETPFYAESLVETYGKIMDHEDHLQFPTDITDVSEPAKDLIRGLLCHQELRLGQNGIEDFKRHPFFEGIDWDNIRASTPPYVPEVNSPADTSNFDVDDDTLKELETLPPVSHSAFTGHHLPFVGFTFTSGCPVSEQKPPSPSTSPAVARLEKKIRNLEREKMELARKLQESQSEAEDTIKQRLEGEASGQVKILEKQLKSLRQERDEARKELSEAQELLKAQGQELQELLARQKQTAEELRCAEAKCGDLQAQLLRHVRQLRERQEETEAAARRVDGLRKELARVESGRKELESRVKGLSSEVSKQQKLKERSEQQARKMRQELEGLKAKHGTASLDPAGPNHTKDPTLPRGDLQPKGEQRSLHEPLQQRESQQWAPQAELAPLQGKLEKARKESLREHEELTDQNERERTWLQEENSKFAQEKERLLGQVDKLNTANRQLEQELRSLEDRRETVTNWEAQISDILKWVSDEKESRGYLQALATRMTEELESLKHISTQTSGARTPDNHWKARRLQKMEASAKLELQSALEAEIRAKQGVQEELTEMKAAHLATERKLQEAEVQNRALQLELEKLKEELKVMSVEGTKQQGPLIPFLSFWSTEKDAISFGSSPDTQENRRSAEEAQLRPEGRRSLRANPAQSKPPAQVAVAAEGSSSGALKPKSHSFKMRSFTVPTKCMRCTALMVGLLRQGYACEACNYVCHVSCAEGTAICPTPPEQLRKTMGVNPVTGTGTAFEGYLSVPKPAGVKKGWQRAFALVSDFKLFLYDVPEGRGSLCGVNVMQVVDMRDEQFSVTSVLASDVIHASNKDVPCIFRITASQLAAPPSTSSLLLLADSEAEMKQWVQVLVELHRILQENRHHDRSVYILKEAYDNGLPLISQALSAAIIDRERIALGTEEGLFVIHLHTNEVLQLGDCRRVQLLLISPKAQVLSVLCGKNHSVRLFSWVELETPESPGTKIAETKNCQTMVSGLICRGTTSVLCVASKRQVQCYQLTPSRPHSRRIKEIQAQGYVQCLDIMGDRLCIGHPSGFSLYPLLNEGAPIHLPHPEDPRGVAVAQMEALRAVEVSLSELILCFSGLGLYVDGQGRRTRQQELMWPATPLSCCYSAPYLSVFSENALDVFDVRKAEWIQTVPLKKVRSLNCEGSLCTYGSEKVRLTYLRNKSAG, encoded by the exons CCACCCCGTTCGTCACCAAGGTGAAGGAGATGTGCCTGCGCCGGGAGGACTTTGAGATTCTGAAGGTCATCGGGCGAGGGGCCTTTGGCGAG GTGGCAGTGGTGAGGCTGCGGAACAGCGAGAAGGTTTATGCCATGAAGATACTGCACAAGTGGGAGATGCTGAAGAGAGCGGAG ACAGCCTGCTTCCGGGAGGAGAGGGACGTACTGGTGAAAGGGGACAGGCAGTGGATCACTGCCCTGCACTACGCCTTCCAGGATGAGCAGTACCTG TATCTAGTGATGGATTACTACGTGGGTGGGGATCTGCTGACCTTGCTGAGCAAGTTCGAGGACCGGCTACCCGAGGACATGGCCTGCTTCTACCTGGCCGAGATGGTCCTGGCCATTCACTCCATCCACCAGCTGCAATACGTGCACAG ggACATCAAGCCAGATAATGTCCTGATTGACATGAATGGACACATCCGCTTGGCTGACTTTGGCTCCTGTCTTCGACTGCGACCAGATGGGACG GTGGAGTCTGCAGTGGCAGTGGGGACCCCTGACTACATCTCCCCTGAGATCCTGCAGGCCATGGAGGACGGGAAGGGGAAGTACGGCCCTGAGTGCGACTGGTGGTCCCTGGGCGTCTGCATGTATGAACTGCTCTTCGGGGAGACACCCTTCTATGCTGAGTCCCTGGTGGAGACCTATGGCAAGATCATGGACCATGAG GACCACCTGCAGTTCCCCACAGACATCACGGACGTGTCGGAGCCAGCCAAGGACCTGATACGGGGGCTGCTGTGCCACCAGGAGCTGCGACTGGGCCAGAACGGCATTGAGGACTTCAAGCGGCACCCCTTCTTTGAAGGCATCGACTGGGACAACATCCGAGCCAGCACGCCCCCCTACGTGCCTGAGGTCAACAGCCCCGCAGACACCTCCAACTTTGACGTGGACGACGACACACTCAAGGAGTTG GAGACACTGCCCCCTGTTTCTCACAGTGCGTTCACTGGCCACCATCTTCCCTTTGTGGGGTTCACCTTCACCTCTGGCTG CCCCGTCTCTGAGCAGAAGCCCCCATCCCCTTCCACATCCCCTGCCGTGGCCCGGCTGGAGAAGAAGATCCGGAACCTGGAGCGGGAGAAGATGGAGCTGGCCCGGAAACTTCAAG AGAGCCAGTCAGAAGCCGAAGACACGATAAAGCAGCGGCTGGAGGGGGAGGCGTCTGGGCAGGTGAAAATCCTGGAGAAGCAACTGAAATCGCTCAGACAGGAGAGGGACGAGGCCCGTAAG GAACTGTCGGAGGCCCAGGAGCTGCTGAAGGCCcagggccaggagctgcaggagctccTGGCCAGGCAGAAGCAAACAGCAGAGGAGCTGCGCTGCGCTGAGGCCAAGTGCGGGGACCTGCAGGCCCAGCTACTCCGGCATGTGCGCCAGCTGCGGGAACGGCAGGAGGAGACCGAGGCAGCTGCCCGGCGTGTGGACGGCCTGCGCAAGGAGCTGGCACGGGTGGAAAGTGGGCGCAAGGAG ctggagTCTCGGGTCAAAGGTCTCTCCAGCGAAGTGTCCAAGCAGCAGAAGCTGAAGGAGAGAAGTGAGCAGCAGGCGAGGAAGATGAGGCAGGAGCTGGAGGGGCTGaag gcgAAGCATGGCACAGCCTCTCTGGATCCTGCCGGCCCCAACCACACCAAGGACCCCACGCTCCCGCGAGGGGACCTGCAGCCCAAGGGGGAGCAGAGGAGCCTTCATGAGCCACTGCAGCAGAGGGAGAGCCAGCAGTGGGCTCCACAGGCTGAGCTTGCCCCGCTGCAGGGAAAACTGGAGAAAGCCAGGAAGGAGAG TTTAAGGGAACACGAGGAGCTGACGGACCAGAACGAACGGGAGAGGACTTGGCTGCAGGAAGAGAACAGTAAATTCgcccaggaaaaggagagg cTCCTAGGCCAGGTGGATAAGCTAAATACGGCCaacaggcagctggagcaggagcTGCGCTCACTGGAGGACCGGAGAGAAACAGTCACTAACTGGGAGGCCCAGATCTCTGACATCCTGAAGTG gGTCAGTGATGAGAAGGAGTCCAGGGGCTATCTCCAGGCTCTGGCCACTCGCATGACCGAGGAGCTGGAATCCCTGAAACACATCAGCACACAAACGTCAGGTGCCCGGACCCCG GACAATCACTGGAAGGCCAGGCGCCTGCAGAAGATGGAGGCCTCGGCCAAGCTGGAGCTGCAGTCAGCGCTGGAAGCTGAGATCCGGGCCAAGCAGGGTGTCCAGGAGGAGCTGACTGAGATGAAGGCTGCACACCTGGCCACCGAGCG GAAATTGCAAGAAGCCGAGGTGCAGAACCGGgccctgcagctggagctggAGAAGCTGAAGGAGGAGCTGAAGGTCATGTCTGTGGAGG GCACAAAACAACAGGGGCCACTAATTCCCTTCCTATCATTCTGGAGTACAGAG AAGGATGCGATCAGTTTTGGGAGCTCCCCAGACACTCAGGAGAATCGGAGATCGGCCGAGGAGGCCCAGCTGCGCCCAGAAGGGAGGAGAAGCCTCCGAGCCAAC CCGGCTCAGTCCAAACCCCCAGCACAGGTAGCTGTTGCTGCAGAAGGAAGCAGCTCAGGTGCACTCAAG CCAAAGTCTCACAGCTTCAAGATGCGGAGCTTCACCGTGCCCACCAAATGCATGCGCTGCACCGCGCTCATGGTGGGGCTGCTGCGCCAAGGCTACGCCTGTGAGG CTTGTAACTATGTCTGCCATGTGTCCTGCGCTGAGGGCACAGCCATCTGTCCCACACCTCCCGAACAGCTGCGGAAAACCATGGGGGTCAACCCCGTTACTGGGACAGGCACAGCATTTGAGGGATATCTGTCG GTGCCGAAGCCAGCGGGGGTGAAGAAGGGCTGGCAGAGGGCATTCGCCTTAGTCAGCGACTTCAAGCTCTTTCTTTATGACGTGCCAGAAGGCCGGGGCTCCCTGTGCGGCGTTAACGTCATGCAGGTCGTGGATATGAg GGACGAACAGTTCTCGGTGACTTCGGTTCTGGCCTCAGACGTCATCCACGCCAGCAACAAGGATGTGCCCTGCATATTCCGG ATTACAGCCTCCCAGTTGGCCGcgccccccagcaccagctccctgctgctccttgCTGACAGTGAGGCCGAGATGAAGCAGTGGGTGCAGGTGCTGGTGGAGCTGCACCGGATCCTGCAAGAGAACCGGCACCACGACCGCTCCGTCTATATCCTCAAGGAAGCCTATGACAACGGCCTGCCGCTCATATCACAGGCCCTCTCCGCTGCTATCATTG ACCGGGAGCGGATCGCGCTGGGAACTGAAGAGGGGCTGTTTGTGATTCACCTGCACACCAACG AGGTGCTCCAGCTGGGCGACTGCCGGCGGGTCCAGCTGCTCCTGATCTCCCCCAAGGCCCAGGTGCTCTCGGTCCTGTGCGGCAAGAACCACAGCGTGCGCCTCTTCTCCTGGGTCGAGCTGGAGACGCCAGAGTCCCCGGGGACCAAGATCGCCGAGACCAAGAACTGCCAGACCATGGTGTCGGGGCTGATCTGCCGGGGAACCACCTCTGTGCTGTGCGTGGCCTCCAAGCGCCAGGTGCAGTGCTACCAGCTCACCCCCTCCCGGCCCCACTCCCGGCGCATCAAGGAGATCCAGGCCCAGGGCTACGTGCAGTGCTTGGACATCATGGGCGACCGGCTCTGCATAGGCCACCCCTCGGGCTTCTCCCTCTACCCCCTGCTGAACGAGGGGGCGCCCATCCACCTGCCCCACCCCGAGGACCCCCGTGGAGTGGCCGTGGCCCAGATGGAGGCCCTGCGGGCCGTGGAGGTCAGCCTCAGTGAGCTGATCTTGTGCTTCAGTGGGCTGGGGCTCTACGTGGATGGGCAGGGCCGGAGGACACGGCAGCAGGAGCTGATGTGGCCGGCGACCCCCCTGAGCTGCT GCTACAGTGCCCCCTACCTGAGTGTGTTCAGTGAGAACGCCCTGGATGTGTTTGATGTGCGGAAGGCTGAATGGATACAGACAGTCCCTCTGAAGAAG GTGCGGTCCCTGAACTGCGAGGGCTCCCTCTGCACCTACGGCAGCGAGAAGGTGCGCCTGACCTATCTCAGGAACAAGTCTGCAG GATGA